In Dromaius novaehollandiae isolate bDroNov1 unplaced genomic scaffold, bDroNov1.hap1 HAP1_SCAFFOLD_37, whole genome shotgun sequence, the following proteins share a genomic window:
- the LOC135326221 gene encoding olfactory receptor 14C36-like, giving the protein MSNSSSLNEFLLLAFADTRELQFLHFSLFLGIYLTALLGNGLIITAVACDHRLHTPMYFFLLNLSLLDLGTISTTVPKSMANSLWDTRAISYSGCVAQVFLVFFFFGGEYSLLTVMAYDRYVAICRPLHYGTLMGSRACVKMAAAAWGTGFLNALLHTANTFSIPLCQGNTVDQFFCEIPQILRLSCTDSYLRELGLLVVNTCLFSGCFIFIVVSYVQIFTAVLRIPSEQGRHKAFSTCLPHLAVVSLFVSTVIFAYLKPPSISSPAVDLMVSVLYSVVPPAVNPLIYSMRNKELQEALRKLIQVVVVQQQ; this is encoded by the coding sequence atgtccaacagcagctccctcaacgagttcctcctcctggcgtttgcaGACACCCGGGAGCTGCAgttcttgcacttctcgctcttcctgggcatctacctgactgccctcctgggcaacggcctcatcatcacagctgtagcctgcgaccaccgcctccacacccccatgtacttcttcctcctcaacctctccctcctcgaccttggcacaatctccaccactgtccccaaatccatggccaattccctgtgggacaccagggccatttcctactcgggatgtgttgcccaggtcttcctcgttttcttcttctttggaggagagtattcccTTCTCACTgttatggcctatgaccgctacgttgccatctgcagacccctgcactatggaactctcatgggcagcagagcttgtgtcaaaatggcagcagctgcctggggcactggttttctcaatgctctcctgcacactgctaacacattttcaataccactctgccaaggcaacacagtggaccagttcttctgtgaaatcccccagatcctcaggctctcctgcacagactcctacctcagggaattggggcttcttgtggttaatacctgTCTTTTCtctgggtgtttcattttcattgtggtgtcctacgtgcagatcttcactgctgtgctgaggatcccctctgagcagggccggcacaaagccttttccacgtgcctccctcacctggccgtggtctccctgtttgtcagcactgtcatctttgcctacctgaagcccccctccatctcctccccagctgtggatctgatggtgtctgttctgtactcggtggtgcctccagcagtgaaccccctcatctacagcatgaggaacaaggagctccaggaggcTCTGAGGAAACTCATTCAAGTGGtagtagttcagcagcaataa